In Lactuca sativa cultivar Salinas chromosome 5, Lsat_Salinas_v11, whole genome shotgun sequence, the DNA window TGCTAGGTGtgtgtctttgtgatattcatctgtgtTGTTACTACCTTATATGatatatgctagcgtgatatggtatgtgatagtgatagagttcggttgttaggactgaagggtagttaggcaccccagatatgcctaacagtatgttatgacatgtttagctgctagcatgatatgttacatgagataGAGGTGGTAGGAGGGGGAAGAGTCCCCgagattcggttgttaggactgaagggtagtcagcaccccagaatggctcgacatgggtaggtcaatgccccagaatggcttgacacgtgaaggacgacaccccagaatggccgcatggataggtcggcaccccagaatggccgtaccgggtaggtcgggcaccccagaaatgcctggcagtatatatgtgttatgattgtatggtatgtggtacgatgggggaactcactaagcttcgtgcttacagttttcagtttttgtttcaggtacctcttcagcgaaggggaaggagctggcgcggtagcggcacatcatacacacacttattggttttccgcattatgagatgttctgggattgtactctgacattattattattttcatgttttgggatTTCAGACACgatatatgttttatgaaatgatatgatcggatgatgttttactacaaatgttttacaaaaccacttaatttaaacgaaatttttggacgtaaaaattgggtcgttacacacggttatataagtatttttttttttttttgaacagttTCAAAAGCTCAAAGTATATAGAACACAAAAATAAATTTTatgactaaatgtgtataaaagCTGAAACTAATCACCCTTACAAGTGATTATCCCTTCTCTCGATTTCATAAAAGCCCTTTATCACCCTcactaaaaaaaaaagaaaaaaaaaattagtttttgtgGCTTAATGCAATAACAAAAGAAGGATGGCCTTTTTTAAAATATGGGAAAAACATGTGGACTTCTCTTTGGTAAGGTGGCTTTGCAAATTGCGTCGGAAGGTCGAACGTAATCAAAGTTGTATCCGTTCGTCGTTAACAACGAGGTGGAAGGTAAAGAAATCATCGATCGCTCCCCAAAACCCAATAACTGCTCTTCTCCTCCTCCTGAAATCCCCATAAGTCGATTCTTACTTCGGAACCCTAAAAATTCAATCATTTTTATCGTATAATGGAGTGTGCTTCGAAGATTTCACCATATGCGAGCTTATCTGTTCCTCTTCCGTCTTCCGTACATCTTCATGGGAAATCCATTTGTTTTGCTGATAAACCAACACGCCGTTTCTTTCTCAAGATGAAAGCTACCTCAGACAATGGTGCAGCTCATCCCTCTCCTTCGCAGATTGTTAGTATTCTTTACTTCGATAAACAAAAGAATTGTGAATTGATGAAGCATTTTGTAgagaaaatcaaaattattatccaGATACAGTCCTTGTTATAAGATCAATCCAGCTAGCACTTTAGTCCTACTTAACattaaaaccctagaaattctgAATTTTTTATGTTACCTATTCAATTAATTGCTTGCATAATCTGGTTAAAGTAATTGAAACATGAGAGTTTATGTGAATTGGGTGTAAAAATTAGCTGATGGTGATGGATATTTGATCTGCAGTCTTCATCGAATGCAGTAGGGAATATGCACAGAAGATTAAGCAGTCTTGAGTCCCTTTTCTGTTATGATAAATCTGTTCCAGAGGAGATAATTGAGAAACCAGTTGGGTTGTCAGTAGATGAAAAGAAGATTGGGAATAAAAGGCGTTGTGATGGTTGTGAAGCCAAGGGTGCTGTTCTTTGTGCCACTTGCACTGGATCTGGACTATATGTTGACTCTATAATGGAGAGTCAGGGCATCATTGTCAAAGTTCGATGCCTAGGTAACCAAACCCCTTGTTAAATTTGTTACTGGATCTCATATATAATATGTGTATATATGGGAGACAATTTTAGACTCCACATATAtctaacatggtatcagagcaaataGGGTGTGTATGTTTCATTTGCTGATTTTGTTGTTGCAGGTTGTGGAGGAACCGGTAACATCATGTGTTCTGAATGTGGTGGCCGTGGGCATCGTGGTGTCTCCTAAAGACATTTGGAAGCAACCATAATTTGATTTTGTAATTTCTTGTaactttgctttttttttttttcaattttgaattTTAAGATA includes these proteins:
- the LOC111890664 gene encoding uncharacterized protein LOC111890664, which produces MECASKISPYASLSVPLPSSVHLHGKSICFADKPTRRFFLKMKATSDNGAAHPSPSQISSSNAVGNMHRRLSSLESLFCYDKSVPEEIIEKPVGLSVDEKKIGNKRRCDGCEAKGAVLCATCTGSGLYVDSIMESQGIIVKVRCLGCGGTGNIMCSECGGRGHRGVS